Below is a genomic region from Geoglobus acetivorans.
ATTGCGTGGAACATTCCGTCGCCTATGAACAGCACTGCATCACTTTTGCTCTCTCTGAGGCATGAATAGTTGCAGCCGAGAACCTGGCCTTCAAATTCCACCCCTCTGCCTGACTTAAGCTCAACCTGAAATCCTGCATTCTCGAGAATTTTTTTCACCTCTTTGAACTTCCAGGCGTACGTCAGAGTTCCTACGATGGCGATCTTTCTCTCGGGAATGTGTTTCTTTATTTTCTCCGGGTTAACTTCATAGTTCACCGTGTACGGTACGTAGATAACATTTGGTATGTCGACAAATCTGCTGTGGCCGAAGTGAACGAGCACATCCACATGTTTTAAAAGCTCGGTATCGAGATCGCATGCTCCGTATGATGCCTTTCCCGATATTATCGTTTCAAGGCCTCTTTTTTCGAATTCACCGGAAATTTCCTTGACATAATATTTCAGTCCATCAGGAAGCTGCAATCCAACTGTTCTGGCATCTCCAATTTTTTCAAAAATATTTGGAAAATTGATTTTATCAAATATGGTCGATGACTCTGACCCCATCTCTGCTAACCTCTATCTTCACGAGGCTTTTAACGTTGTACCCTGCCTCTCTCAGCTTGTTTGCTCCTTCCCCCTTCTCCACAACTGCAACGAAGTCTTTCACAACCGCTCCGGCCTTCTCAAGAGCTTTGAGGGTGGCAAGCGCAGTCCCTCCTGTGGAGATCACATCGTCAACCAGGATGACTCTGTCGCCTTTGTTAACTCCGTTGATGTACAGTTTTCCCTTCGAATATCCCGTCTCCTGATCGACCACAATCTCGTTTGGAAGGTCGTATGCTCTCTTTCGGACAACAACGATTGGAATGCTTACCGCGAGGCTGAGGGCCATCGCCACGGGTATCCCCATTGCCTCAACGGTAACGATCTTGTCCACGTCAAGGTCCGCTATTCTGATTATGCCCGAAACTGCCTCCCTCACTATGTCCGGGTCAAGCTCCGGAACACCGTCCGTGAGGGGATGAATAAAATATGGATAGTCCCCCTTCATTATCACCGGAGCGTTTTCAAGGCTTTTTACGAGCTTGCTCAGCATCACTCATCCCTCAGTCTGTCGAGCATTATTCTCTTTTCTACCCTCGCGACAGTCTCTCTAACCCTCTCGACAGCATCAGGGTTGGCAGACACACTGTCTATTCCGAGCCTAACGAGTTTTTCGACCACCTTCGGGTAGCTTCCTGCCTGTCCGCATATCGATGTCTTAACACCATGTTTTCTGCACACCTTTATCACGTGCTCTATGAGCTTCATGACTGCTGGATGTGTCTCGTCATACAGATATGCGACGTTTTCGTTGTTTCTGTCCACGGCTATTGTGTACTGGGTGAGGTCGTTTGTTCCGAAAGATACGAAGTCAATACCCTCTTTTACAAGGTCCTCTATTATGATTGCAGCTGCGGGGGTTTCCACCATAATGCCGAACTCAATTTTGCTCAGCGGAAGCCCTTCTTCCATTATTATCTGCTTGGCTCTCCTCACTTCATCCACTCTTGTTATCAGCGGGAGCATTATACCTATGTTCGTGTAACCCTCTTCGACAAGCCTCTTTATTGCTCTTATCTCCGCTCTGAAATGTTCCTCTTCTATGAGGTCTCTCCTTATTCCTCTGAATCCCAGCATGGGGTTTGCTTCGATTGGTTCGTCTTCTCCGCCTTCCATTGCCCTGAACTCGTCTGTCGGTGCGTCAATTGTCCTTATCCAGACTGGCTTTGGATAGAATGTGTCAACAACGACTTTCATGCCTTCGTAAAGTTTCTGGACGTATTCCTCGACTTCTCCGTCTTTTATGTATTTCATCGGGTGTTTGGGCAGGCCGAGAACCATGTGCTCTATCCTGAACAGCCCCACTCCATCTGCCCCTGTTTCAAAGGCTCTTTTTGCACCGTCAGGGATGGAGATGTTTACCTTGACTTCGGTGGCCGTGATTATTTTTCCGCCACCAGCCAGAACTTTTGGTTTATCTTCTTCCGTTTTAAGCTCCACGGCGCCCTCATAAACATTGCCTTTTTCACCATCCACAGTAACAATCATTCCGTCCTTCAGGATCTTAGTCGCCTCCTTTGTTCCTACAACTGCCGGCACTCCAAGCTCCCTGCTGACAATTGCGGCGTGGCAGGTCAGTCCACCCTCGTCAGTTACAATGGCCGATGCCCTCTTCATCGCCGGAACCATGTCCGGGGTGGTCATGGTTGTAACGAGAATGTCGCCCTGTTCAACCTTGTTTATCTCCTTCTCGCTGAAGATAACCTTCACCTTTCCAATGCCAATACCTGGAGAAGCTCCAAGACCTTTGATAATAACCTTCAGATCACCGCTCACCTTACTCTCCTCCTTTGTTCCTCCTTTAATGGTCGTTATGGCACGTGACTGCAGGATGTATACCCTGCCCTTTTCCATTCCCCATTCAACATCCTGGGGATTGCCGTAATGGTTTTCTATAAGCTCGGCATACTTCACAAGCTCCTCAATCTCCTCGTCAGAGAGAACTCTTTCATTGGACTTTTCCGGAGGAAGGTCGACCGTTACCGTCTTTCCGTTCTCGTCTTTTGTGATCATAATTTTCTTTTCTCCAATTGAAACATCAACGAGTTTTCCTGCGTTTCTGTCATAGATATAGGTGTCAGGAGTTACAGAACCGCTGACAATTGCCTCACCGAGACCAAAAGCGGCCTCGATTATACACAGCTTTTCTCCGGTTACGGGGTGTGAGGTGAACATCACTCCGCTTTTCTCGCTGTTCACCATCTTCTGGACAACAACAGCTATGCTTACTTCCTCATGTTTGAAGCCCTGCTGAACCCTGTAGTATATCGCTCTCGGTGTGTAGAGGCTGCTCCAGCACTTTCTGACCCTGTCCACCACATCTTCTTCGCCTCTTACGTTGAGGTAGGTCTCCTGCTGACCCGCAAAACTCGCCTCAGGCAAATCTTCTGCGGTGGCCGAGCTTCTCACCGCAACGAAGACTTCCTCACCCTCTTCTTCACAGAGCTTTCTGTAGGCCTTTTTTATTTCTTCTTCAATGTTTTCTGGAATTTTTGCCTCTTCAATGAGTTTTCTTATTTTTCCGGAAACCTCGTTGAGGTTATCGGTATTTTCAACATCAAGACCCCTCAACAGGTCGTTTATGTGATACCACAAGCCCGTAGCTTCCATGAACTCGATGAACGTTCTGCTATCAACCACAAAACCGTTTGGAACCGGAATTTCGTTTCTCAGAAGCTCTCCAAGGTTCGCACCCTTTCCACCGGCAAGTGGAACATCGTCTTTTCCGATTTCGTTCAGCCAGAGAATGCCCATAAACATCACCCGATTGAGAAATGGTCAGTAAATTAAAAAGATTTTTCATAGTGTGCAGGGTCGTGTGAGGAATATGTCGTCTGGCCATTTGACTATAAAAAATAATTGCAGATAAAGTGTTGCTCCGCCAACCGACCCGAGATCACGTTTTTCACACGGGCGTGGGAAGCGGAGCAATAATACTATGGAGTATTCTCTATTAAATGTTTCTACCCGTGCAGTATCTGTTATTGGTGCGGGAACACCCACCTGGATTTATTTCTGGAATTTCCTTAGTTTTGCTTCAACGAATCTCTTGCTGAGCCTTTCCCTCCTGCAGACCTTTCTGCTCTGGTTCAGCTCGAAGTAGTAATCCAGCAATTCGTCATCATCCATGCCCTAATTCTGAGTACAGGTATTTATAACACTGTACCGGTTTTGTAAACCCTCCCAAAACCCTCCGCAAGCTCACCCCTCTCTTTTGCGAATTCTCCTCTCAGAATAACTGTGTGGGGAAATACTGCCGGAAAACTCTCAAAGGGACTCCATTTGTGGAAATAATGGAGTTTCTGTGGCTTGATTTTCTCCACCTTTGAAATATCAAATACTGCGAGATTTGCGTAGTTTCCTGGTTTTACTGCTCCGTATCCATTAAAACCGAATATTTCTGCAGGATTTTCCGAGATCACCTTCGCCACATCAAAGATGTCCAGTTTTCCATAGAAAACAAGTCCCATGAGGAGAGGGTAGAGGGTTTCAACGCCGGGATAACCTGAGGCTCCGTTCTCTTTTTCCTCTGGGGAGTGGGGGGCATGATCTGAAGCAACAACGTCTATCTTTGAAAAATTGTCGAGCAGAAACTTCCTGTCATTTTCGGTCCTGAGCGGAGGGTTGACGTTCACGAAGTTTCCGAGTCGGCTGTGATGGGATGCATCAAGCAGGAGGTGGTGGGGAGTAACCTCTGCGTATGCGCCTTTTTCTCTGATGGTTTCAAAAGCCTCTCTTGTGGATATGTGGCAGAAATACCTGCCCTCAGATGCAAGTTTTTTAACTGCAAGAATTTCAGCTTCTCTTTTTCTGTGTAAAAAGTTAGGGATTTCGTTAGATTCCACAAACTCTGGAAGTTCAGCATGTATTGTCGAGAACGATGTAACCTTTTCCACCATTTCTGTCGTGGCTTCCACATCTTTGTTTTCGTGCTGCAGGAAGATCTCTCCAACTGCCGGGTTGTAGCCGTTTTTCTTTATTTTTTCTGCAATACTGTTTATCTTGGGGAAATTTCTTCTGGTAAGACCAATGTTCAGGGAATAATCCACGTTAACGAATTTGCTTGCAAGTCTCATCCTTTTCTCGTACATTTCCTCGCTGTCGATAAATGGCCTGGAGTTTGGCTGATCGACGACAAGGCAGATTCCGCCGTTCAACGCGGACAGGGTTCCATTTCTTATCGTTTCTTTATGGCTTTCGTCAAAATCTCTCAGGTGAACGTGAACGTCTATGCCTGCAGGCATTATAATTCCCTTCAGTTTTTTTCCTGAAATTTGCTTGCTTATTTCTACTATTTTGCCATCTTCGATTTTCATTCCTGCAGTTACTATGGTGTTTCCCAGCAGAATTTTTCCGTGGATGAGCATTAAAGAGAACCCCTAAACAAAGATTTAAATACTATTCTGGAAATTTAGGTAAAAAAATCAGCGGGGAGAGGATTATGGATTCAATAGTGAAAGAGGCTTTAAAGAGGGCAAATCAGGAGAAGAGACCTTTTACGAAAGAGGATGAGGATGACGAAATTCTCGAAATGCTTCACGAGCTGAGAACCGTTATAAGGGTTGTGGGAGTTGGGGGAAGCGGATGCAATACTGTTACAAGGATGTACGATGAGGGAATCGAAGGTGCAGAACTCATCGCAATAAATACGGATGTCCAGCATCTTTACTATACGAAGGCTGATAAGAGAATACTGGTTGGAAAGAAGAGAACAAGGGGTCTTGGAGCGGGAAGCCTTCCACAGGTTGGTGAGGAGGCAGCAAGAGAGAACGAAGAGGAGATCAAGGCACTGCTCGAAGGTTCTGACCTCGTATTCATTACATGTGGTCTCGGTGGTGGAACTGGTACCGGGGCTGCTCCGGTTGTTGCTGAAGCAGCTCAGGATGCCGGAGCTCTTACCATAGCTGTTGTAACTCTGCCATTTACGGCAGAAGGTGCTATAAGAAGGGCGAACGCTGAAGCAGGGCTTGAGAGGTTGAGGGAGGTTACAGATACGGTCATTGTCATTCCGAACGACAGGCTGCTGGACGTTGTGCCAAACTACCCGATACAGCTTGCATTCAAGGTGGCGGATGAGGTGCTGATGAGGGCGGTCAAGGGCATAACTGAGCTCATCACGAAGCCGGCTCTGATAAACCTGGACTTTGCAGATGTCAGGACAGTGATGGAGAAGGGCGGGGTTGCGATGATTGGACTCGGTGAGGCCAGCGGCGAAGACAAAGCATCTGAAAGTGTGAGGAAGGCATTGAAGAGCCCGTTGCTCGATGTGGACATAACCGGCGCAAAGGCGGCGCTGGTCAATGTTACCGGTGGTCCGGACATGACCATTGAAGAGGCAGAAAGCATCGTTGAGGAGATTTACAGCAAGATAGATCCCGATGCCAGGATAATCTGGGGTGCAATGATCGATCCATCGCTTGAAAATACGATAAGGACTCTGGTAATAGTCACAGGCGTCAAATCACCTCAGATCTTTGGAAGAAAGGGTCCAGCGGTAACGAAGAGATACGGAATTGACTTTGTCAGGTAAACCTTTAAAAACCGAGTTTGGTGAGCGGAAGATATGCTCAGTGAAAAATTCAGGGATTACATCAACATACTCAAGATGACCAGAAAACCGGATAGGGAGGAGTTCGTGACTACTCTGAAGGTATCCGTGGCTGTGATGCTGGTAATTGGTCTGATAGGCTTCATAGTCTATCTGCTTATGGATGTACTGCCGGGGTATCTGGGATGAGCAAGTTCTTTATAGTGAAAACGACGGCAAATCAGGAGAAAATAGTGGCGAACCTGATGGCAGCGGCTGTTAAAAAGAGAGGCATAAATCTTTATTCAATTCTGTCTCCGAAGGAAATCAAAGGATACATCATTGTTGAGGCGGAGAGCAACGAGGATATTGTCAATGCAATAAAGGGTATTCCTCACATCAAGGGGCTTGTGAAGGGTGAAGTGAGCTTCACGGAAATTGAACATTTTCTGAAGCCCAAGAAAGCTGCTGAGCAGATCAGGGAAGGTTACAAGGTCGAAATCATCAGCGGACCGTTCAAGGGTGAAATGGCCATTGTGAAGAGAGTGGACGAGGCGAAGAATGAAATAACGGTCGAACTCCTTGAGGCTGTAGTTCCAATTCCTGTAACGGTTAAAGCTGACAACGTTAGGATTCTTGAAAAAACGGATGAGGAGGTGTAATGGATGCCACAGGTTGTTGAAGTTCTTGTTCCAGGAGGGAAAGCAAGCCCGGGACCACCACTTGGTCCGGCCATAGGTCCTCTCGGACTAAATGTCAAGCAGGTAGTGGATAAGATCAACGAGGCAACGAAAGACTTTGATGGATTGCCGGTTCCTGTCAAGATAATAGCAAATGAAGACAGAACCTTTGACATCGAGGTGGGTGTTCCACCTGTTTCGGCACTGATAAAGAAGGAACTCGGAATTGAGAAAGGCTCCAAGGCAACAGGAAGGGAGTACGTCGGAGATCTCACAATGGAGCAGGTGTACAAGATTGCGAGGATAAAGGTAAAACAGATGCTCTCGTATGACCTGAGGGGAGCGGTGCTGGAGGTTCTCGGAACTGCCGTTTCAATGGGCGTAACTGTGGAAGGAAAGCATCCCAAGGAAGTTCAGCAGGAAGTCAAGGAAGGAAAAATCGAAATTCCTGCCGAATAATCCCCTGTTTTTTAATTTTAATACCTTTTAGAGACCGTGGTGTTCTATCTTTTTCCTCTGTGGGTTGCCTCAACTTTCCCCCAATACGTTTCTTGTATGTTATCCAGTTAAGGGCATCTGGAGTAATTATGTTTAAATATCATTTCTTCCTGCTTAGCCCTATGAGTGATGACGTTCCATTGCCAGAAGTAAATATAGGTATGGTTGGTCATGTTGATCACGGTAAAACTACTCTTGTTGCTGCATTGAGTGGTGTGTGGACCGACAGGCACAGTGAAGAGCTCAAAAGGGGAATTTCGATCAAGCTCGGTTATGCCGATGCAACCTTCAGAAAATGCCCCAAGTGTGAGGGGACAGAGGCATACATGGTGGAAAAGGTGTGCCCGAAACACGGTGTTGAGACTGATATTCTCAGAACCGTGAGCTTCGTAGACAGTCCCGGGCATGAGACGCTGATGGCTACAATGCTGAGCGGTGCCGCTCTGATGGACGGAGCAGTGCTCGTTATTGCTGCAAATGAGAAATGTCCCAGGCCACAGACCAAAGAGCATCTGATGGCTCTGGAGATTATAGGTGTCGACAGGATTGTCATCGTGCAGAACAAGATCGACATCGTTTCAAAGGAGAGGGTTTTGGAGAACTTTCAGGAGATAAAGGAGTTTGTCAGAGGTACCATAGCTGAAAATGCCCCTGTAATTCCGGTATCTGCCCAGCAGAGGGTTAACATTGACGCGCTGATTGAGGTGATTGAAGATACAATACCGACGCCTGAGAGGGATCTGGAGTCTCCTCCGCTCATGTATGTTGCCAGGAGCTTTGATGTCAACAAACCCGGAACTGATCCGGAGAATCTTGTGGGAGGTGTTCTGGGAGGCAGTCTCTCGAGGGGCAGACTCAGGGTGGGAGACGAAATAGAGGTCAGACCGGGAATAAAGGACGAAAGGGGGAATTATAACCCCATTCACAGCGAGGTCGTGAGCATCATGGCCTCAGGCAGACAGATTGAGGAAGCCACGCCCGGAGGCCTCATCGGCGTTGCCACAAAACTCGATCCGTTCCTGACAAAGGCTGACGGGCTTGTGGGGAATGTCGTGGGCCATCCTGACAAGCTTCCCGACGTCCTGTTCGACTTCACGATGGACGTGCATCTCCTTGAAAGGGTTGTTGGTGCTGAGGAAGAGCTCAGAGTGGAAAAGATAAAGATGAATGAACCGCTGATGCTTGCCGTTGGAACATCCATCACACTCGGGGTTGTAACATCTGCGAGAGATGATGTTGTTGAGGTAAAGCTGAAGAGACCCGTCTGTGCTGAGAAAGGCTCTAAGGTTGCTATAAGCAGAAGGGTTGGCTCGAGATGGAGGCTGATAGGCGCCGGAACTCTAATCTGAAGAGCGTAATAATTGACACGAATGTTTTAATTTACATTTTCACACACAGGGTTGACGTTTTCAGTCAGCTGAGGGAGCTTGGATTCAGGAGATTCATATTTCCGGAACAGACCATTGAAGAGCTGAAAAAGCTTCAGCTCAGCCTCGATGGGCTGGAAAAGAGGGCTGCGAAATTTGCCCTGAAGCTGATTGAGAACTGCAATGAATGTGAAATTTTTCACGTGGATGCAGAGGGGAACGACAACGCAATTCTCAGGCTGGCGAAGATGTTTTCATCCACCGTAATAACGAACGATAAACGCCTGAGAAAGAGGGCCAAACTGGAGGGAATCCCTGTGGGGTATCTGAGAGAGCTGAGATATGTCGAGGTTGAGGATGATTTTTGAGGAATCTCCATGAATTCTCAGTTTGACGGCCTTGCAGGGCGATACGACAGATGGTATGATACACATTCTGATTTGTTTGAAAAGGAGCTTGGGACAGTCTTTAAGCCTGACCCTCTTTCTCCTGAAATTGGTGTTGGGACAGGAAGATTTGCAGTTATGGAGAAAAAGATGAGCAGGCTTGTTTGCACGGATAACGACTTTGTATGCTATCTGTGCAGGCCGCTTTAGCTGGACTTTTTCGAATACTTCATGACGTTTCTGCAGAACTGGCAGATGCTGGATGTCGTTATCTCTCCACACTTCTTGCAGTACTTGTACTCGGTTTTCTCATCCCTGCGCTCTCTCGCCAGATTTCTGAGGACCGAAACTCTGTAGCCCGGAACCCTTTTTTCTATGTCATACACTATCTCCTTCCACACGGTTGATGGGGCGTGCGGACACTCCTCGCTGACAAAGGGCAACTCTCTTGCCAGAACGTAGAGGAGATTTTCACGCTCGCTCATTTCGTACAGGGGCCTTATTCTTCCAATCATCCTGTCGTATCCCTCTATCCTTGGTTTCTGCTTTTCACTCCACTCAATGTTTCCCGAATACATGTTTTTCAGCAGGTTCGCCAATATGTCTTCAGCACAATGCCCTGTCGCAATCAGATCGAACCCGCTTTCCCTCGCAAACCTGTTGAACAGGTACCTTTTCACATTGCCGCAAACGGAGCATGTTTTTCTCTTAACATCGTCTATCCTGAATCCGTAATCCTCTATTCTCACCACGTTCAGCTCGACATCAAGGATGCTGGAAACCTTCTGCGAGACTGCAAGGGATTTATCTGAATACCCTCCTATTCCGAGGTGAATGAAAAATGCCTCAAGCTCGAAATTCAGTTTTCTGGAAAGGGACTTCAGAGACATGAGCATTGCAACACTGTCCTTCCCGCCGCTCAGCGCTGCGAGGACTCTCTCATTTTTCCTTACCATTCTGTATCTTCTGACGGCAGATTCGACGGCACCCTCGTATTTCCTTATGAAACATTCCCTGCAGTAATATCTTCCCCTGAATTTTTCGAACGCCTTTTTCCCGCACGATGAACACATCATCTCGGCATGTTCGGTATGACGATTGAAAGAATTATCGAACCGAATATCAGTATTGAGAGGAACCTTGTGGATGCCTCTGCCACCCTTCTGCCACCGATCTTCTCCACAACGTCATAGTACACCCGTCCACCGTCCAGTGGGAGGGCTGGCAGGCAGTTGAAGAGACCAACATAGAAATTGATCCATCCCACCCAGTAAAATGTGTTCAGCGCAAAGAATATCCAGTCTCCTACCTGGGATGCAAAGAACGCTGTTATCGGGTATGAAAAGCTGTTGAAATAGACGATCGGCATTGAGATGAGGAAGAGCCAGCCTGCTGGATGAAGCAGCATTGACGGGATGTTTCTGAGAGTGTTAAGAATATTTTCAGCATAATAGTAGCTGAATGTGACCCCTGCAAAGTATTCCTCTACCTGAACACCTATGATGCCCCTTCCATTGCTGTCCCTGAGAGTGATGTCAAAGTTCCTGAACCTGTGTCCGTCGTAAACCTGGAGTGTTACCTTGTCCCCTCCTTTTTTCTCCTTCATTATTTTGAGAAAGTCGTCGAGTGTGTGGATTCTAACTCCATCAACACCTGTTATTATCCACCCTTCTCTGAATCCAGCTTTGTCTGCCGGGTAGTTTTTCACCACTCCGGCAATTTTCACTCCTGTAACTCCTTCAATCGTAACAGTCCTTCCATCCTTGAGTGTCAGAGTTATCCTGTCTGAATTTCCAACCGCTTTTGAAATGTCCTCCGGAGAGTGTATTTCAACGCCGTTGATCTCCATCACTATGTCTCCCGTTTTCAGCCGGGGATCATCGGATTTCAGCACGGCTACGGATGGTGTTATGAACCCGAGCAGGTAGAAAAATACTGAAAACGCGATAATGGCTGTTATAAAATTGCTTATAACCCCCGAAGAAAAAACTCTCAGTCTTGTTGACCTCCCTGCTTTTTGCATCAGTTCCTCCTCATCTGGCTCTGCAAATCCTCCCACAGGCACTAAGGCAACGAGGATTCCCAAGGATTTCACCCTTATGTTTTCTGAGAGGGCTGAGACTGCGTGGCTGAACTCATGGACTATGAGTGTTACAATAAGGCCGATAAGGCCCCACACTAAGGGGATGAATTTGTTCACGCCGGGGATGAGAAGGGCGTTTCTCGGGCTTGTAAGCTCCGAGGGTGGCGGTGGGGAGGTCAGCAGTGAGTAATCCATGAACAGTATCAGGATGAACATGAACACCATTCCAGCAAAAACGGCAGGTATGCCGGCGTTCCCGAGTATGATCCAGAGCCTTCTGTACCTCGCAAGTTTTTTGAGCAGATTGAGGCCTTTTTCTGTTCTTATCATCAGTATCGGACCATAGGAGCTGATGTTCCTCCTTTCGAGAACGCCTTTCTGTTTCAGCAACTCAACGATTCCCCAGTATATGAAGAACACGAGTAATCCGAGCTGAACGTTCATTGGGTTAAGGATTTGGTATTAATTAATAAAGTTTATTCAAACTCCTTTCCAAGAATGCGCTCTTCAATGCTGATTGTTTTTTCGAATTCGCTTTTGATCTGTGGTCTTGTAAGGTAAAAGAGCAGTCCTGCACCAATGGCGAGATTTGGGAGTGAAATGGAAATCATTCCGAGGGAAATAAGACCATACATGAGATGAAACGCTGAAACAATTATTGCGACATTTCTTCCCCAGTTTCTCCTGAGCAGGAGGCCTATGCCGGATAGAAGATACAGTATGGAAAAAACGACAGATGTGACAATGAATGCATTTGCAATCTGGTCTGTGTCTATGTTTTCCGGTATTTCATAACCTGCGGAACTTACACTTTTTTCAAACTCACTTATAAAGTCTTCTTTGGTCAACGCCACCGTCATGGCAATGTATGCCGAGACAGAGAACATGGTGAGCATGAAAACCGACACAATCACGATTCCAGTTTTCATACTATCCTGCTCAATGGTTAAAAATTTAAATACGTTGCGAATGCCTACTCATTATGTATTATTTCATTTACGTTACCACTCCCACCGAAGATGAAGCAAAAAAGATTGCAAAGCATTTGCTTGAAAAAAAGCTCGTTGCCTGTGTTAACTTCTGGAAAATAAACTCGATGTACTGGTGGGAAGGAGAGGTGCAGGAAGACGGAGAGTATGCGATGATCCTTAAAACAAAGGCTGAAAAGTTTTCTGAAGTCAGGGATGAGATAAAGAAAATACACAGCTACACCACTCCATGCATCTGCGCGATCAGCATTGAGGAGGGCAATCTGGAGTTTTTAAGGTGGATTGATAGCATTGTGGAAGGATGAGAGGGAAAACTGCTACCTTTGGTCAGCGGAAGAGAGTGAAGTATTCACACGAGAGATGGAAGTTGCTTGCGGAGAAAAGGAAGATAGCTGAAGAAATCATGGACACTCTTGAGAACCATGGAATACCCTCTATTGTCTACGGCTCTGTTGCGAGAGGGGATGTGAAAAAGAGCAGCGATGTTGACATTTTCATACCTCTCAACATCCCGTCTTACAAGGTTGAACTGGCTTTAAGGGATTTCAGCATTCTGGAGCGAAGGATAATTCAGGCCACGCCGAATTATGCCATTAAAGGTGAGATTGCGCTTGACATGGCCAATGTGAGCTTTCCACTTGTGAAGATGCGGGATAAGGAGCTTGACTTTTACAGGTTTGGCGGTTTTCTCGATCTC
It encodes:
- the cutA gene encoding divalent-cation tolerance protein CutA, which produces MYYFIYVTTPTEDEAKKIAKHLLEKKLVACVNFWKINSMYWWEGEVQEDGEYAMILKTKAEKFSEVRDEIKKIHSYTTPCICAISIEEGNLEFLRWIDSIVEG
- a CDS encoding ATP-binding protein — translated: MMCSSCGKKAFEKFRGRYYCRECFIRKYEGAVESAVRRYRMVRKNERVLAALSGGKDSVAMLMSLKSLSRKLNFELEAFFIHLGIGGYSDKSLAVSQKVSSILDVELNVVRIEDYGFRIDDVKRKTCSVCGNVKRYLFNRFARESGFDLIATGHCAEDILANLLKNMYSGNIEWSEKQKPRIEGYDRMIGRIRPLYEMSERENLLYVLARELPFVSEECPHAPSTVWKEIVYDIEKRVPGYRVSVLRNLARERRDEKTEYKYCKKCGEITTSSICQFCRNVMKYSKKSS
- a CDS encoding nucleotidyltransferase domain-containing protein; translation: MKYSHERWKLLAEKRKIAEEIMDTLENHGIPSIVYGSVARGDVKKSSDVDIFIPLNIPSYKVELALRDFSILERRIIQATPNYAIKGEIALDMANVSFPLVKMRDKELDFYRFGGFLDLDMLRRDERVAGVDKRLMLIVPVKDGHMEIPANEMDKSELADYLDVGIEIVEERFRVLERRREIGRTGVFVNEPVPEFESFESHLSSLALENVFLRRRMKLF
- a CDS encoding translation initiation factor IF-2 subunit gamma, encoding MSDDVPLPEVNIGMVGHVDHGKTTLVAALSGVWTDRHSEELKRGISIKLGYADATFRKCPKCEGTEAYMVEKVCPKHGVETDILRTVSFVDSPGHETLMATMLSGAALMDGAVLVIAANEKCPRPQTKEHLMALEIIGVDRIVIVQNKIDIVSKERVLENFQEIKEFVRGTIAENAPVIPVSAQQRVNIDALIEVIEDTIPTPERDLESPPLMYVARSFDVNKPGTDPENLVGGVLGGSLSRGRLRVGDEIEVRPGIKDERGNYNPIHSEVVSIMASGRQIEEATPGGLIGVATKLDPFLTKADGLVGNVVGHPDKLPDVLFDFTMDVHLLERVVGAEEELRVEKIKMNEPLMLAVGTSITLGVVTSARDDVVEVKLKRPVCAEKGSKVAISRRVGSRWRLIGAGTLI
- a CDS encoding site-2 protease family protein, with the translated sequence MNVQLGLLVFFIYWGIVELLKQKGVLERRNISSYGPILMIRTEKGLNLLKKLARYRRLWIILGNAGIPAVFAGMVFMFILILFMDYSLLTSPPPPSELTSPRNALLIPGVNKFIPLVWGLIGLIVTLIVHEFSHAVSALSENIRVKSLGILVALVPVGGFAEPDEEELMQKAGRSTRLRVFSSGVISNFITAIIAFSVFFYLLGFITPSVAVLKSDDPRLKTGDIVMEINGVEIHSPEDISKAVGNSDRITLTLKDGRTVTIEGVTGVKIAGVVKNYPADKAGFREGWIITGVDGVRIHTLDDFLKIMKEKKGGDKVTLQVYDGHRFRNFDITLRDSNGRGIIGVQVEEYFAGVTFSYYYAENILNTLRNIPSMLLHPAGWLFLISMPIVYFNSFSYPITAFFASQVGDWIFFALNTFYWVGWINFYVGLFNCLPALPLDGGRVYYDVVEKIGGRRVAEASTRFLSILIFGSIILSIVIPNMPR
- a CDS encoding PIN domain-containing protein, with amino-acid sequence MEADRRRNSNLKSVIIDTNVLIYIFTHRVDVFSQLRELGFRRFIFPEQTIEELKKLQLSLDGLEKRAAKFALKLIENCNECEIFHVDAEGNDNAILRLAKMFSSTVITNDKRLRKRAKLEGIPVGYLRELRYVEVEDDF